DNA from Kogia breviceps isolate mKogBre1 chromosome 3, mKogBre1 haplotype 1, whole genome shotgun sequence:
ATGTGGCCTGGCTCCTGCCCTGAGACCCCTCCCCTTCATTCATCCACTTTCAGGCCTGAGCCCCACCCTGGCCTCCTGCCATTACCACCTGGAGAAGACCCACCTGCCTGGGGAGCGCAGGGCTCCCAAGTACACCTTTGGCTACCGGCGCCCATACAGAGTCATGGACTCCAACCCGGCCCCCAACCAGTACCAGCTGCCACTCCTGCTGGGGCCCAACCTGCCCACCAACAGAGCTGCTCCTTGCTACAGCCTGAGCCCCTTGGACAAGAACTGGTTCTACAAGGAGGATGTGGCAGGAGGCCCGGGACCTGCCACGCATGCCCGGCCTGAGCCATCTGTCTACCAGAACCGCAGCCCCATGTACAGCATGGCCAGACGCTTTGCCTACCCGGTGGACCACACACCTCAGCCCGGGCCTGGCTCGCATGACGTCCAGCAGGTCACGGTGCACAAGTCCCGCACGCCCGCTTTCACCATGGGCATCAAGCACTCGCCCCACCTGTGCCCACTGTTTGTCGACATTCACGACTGAGGCCCCTCCTGGTgcactcacccccaccccccgtccccAGAAGTTATTTTTCTATACCAAATCGAGCAACTTACCAAGGTTTCAAGCAGCAGAGCTGATGCCTGCTGTGTCCAGCACATAGAAGGCAttagataaatattttcatttattccttcgtTTTGCAAACACTCACAGTGGCTTTCTTTGGGCCCTGATGAGGGGCTGGGGATACTGGCGGTGTAGTAGGAGTCCCTGTCTGGGAGACGTTCTGTTGTGGCTCACCAGGTgtcctccaaggagccctgggcaGAGACTCCGGGGAGCTGAGTTCTAGGCCTACCTCTGCCACTAATGTGCTGTGTGAACTTGTGCAGTtccctcacctctctgggcctctgtgagAGGGGACAGTGGACCTGGAGGATGTCCAAGTTCCCTCCAGCTCCCGAACTGTTTGATTCTGATCCTTGAGAGTGGTCAGCCCCCAAGAGAGGAGCAGGGAGAgtggagcaggagggaggagccATTCTGGCTTGGGCTGGGGGGACAGGGCAGTTTTCCTGAGGGAAGAACCCAAGAGTACAAGCAGAGACAGTGTGTAGGAGGGAGGGTATTCTTGGTGGAGGTAAAGATGAGAGGGAAGGCATGCAGGTGGGACCAAAGTGTGCAGGGGCAGGAAACCGGGGGAGGCTCAGAGGGCGGGAGCCTGGGCTGTAGGAGGCTGGCCCATAATGGGACCAGACGGTGGGCAGCTTGGAGGGGACTCAGGATTTGTCCTCAGTGTGATGGGGTTACATAAGACGTGGTCTTTTCAGAATTCCTTGGGCAGTGAGAGAAAGTTGGACAAGATGGGCAGATCCTGGAAGCTAGGGATCAGCCTAGGGAATAGGCAAAGCGCAGGGCGGCTGCTGGGAGGAGGGTCTGCATGTCACATGCTGTCTTTGGAGATTTGCCTGTGTGTCCCCAGCCTCAACGGCCTAGCCAGCCGTCAGGGGCCacgtggaggaggagaggaggagccgTGAATCAGCCAGGAGGGGGCAGTATTGCCTCACTCATGACTCCAGGCTGTGCCCGCAACCTCTACGTCTTCTGGCTTCACTGCTTTTGGACAGACTGGTGCCAGCTCTCCTGCCGGTGTCTGGGGAGGCTGGGGTCTCAGGGTCTGGTAGTCGTCTTTCCTTAATTCTTGGTATCCAGATCCCCTGTTCCGACTTGTCCCCAGCCCTAGAACCAGCCCCTCTCCTAGCTCCCCTGGTCACAGGAGATGTGGGGAGGACTTCCACACCTGCTCTGCAGCCTGCGGAAGTGGGGAAGGGCGGGCAGGAACTGTGGAGGGAGAAGGGcttagggaaggaggagaggaggctgAATGTCCTCCAGGTCTGATGGCTCAGGCAGAGGCATGTCCTTCTGCAGCCACTGTCCCCAAAGCAGAGGGAGGCAAGAGGAAAGGGCCACTAGGAACCAGCGTCAGGTGGCTCATCCTTGTGAATTTCAGCAATATTCAGGttttaattgaaaatgaaaatggtaTTGAAGAACTAATTTCGGATAGAAAGGAGCAGAGAATATCTTTGgaatatcaaaaagaaacaaacaactgaatatttaaaaaaggggtttggggcttccctggtggcccagtggttgagagtccaccctgccgatgccggggacacgggttcgtgccccggtctgggaagatcccacatgtcgtggagcggctgggcccgtgggccatggccattgagcctgcgcgtctggagcctgtgctccgcaacgggagaggccacaacagtgagaggcccgcgtaccgcaaaaaataaataaataaaaaatagaaaataaaaaaaatttaaaaagtaaaaaagggaCTTGTAGAAAACCCCACTGGGGTCATACCTGACTCTGGGCCTGAAatttcctccccctcctgccccagcccccatGCCTGGGATATTGTATCTGTCCTGTCCTCCCCACTCGTCCACAGGGCTGGTCTGGGCAGGCTCGAGAGACAGCAAGTGAGCTTGGGGACCCATCTGTCTTG
Protein-coding regions in this window:
- the CIMAP1C gene encoding protein CIMAP1C, with amino-acid sequence MKLPKGVRNPVFYGQQPDKKVQVPSGQEVKQTPAVLATIKGPGPAKYLRPSCTGYTGHDVSMFREPAYTLHTPHSEKRIMDICNPGPCYFLDPKITRFGMSSCPQVPMAERISNLRLSPTLASCHYHLEKTHLPGERRAPKYTFGYRRPYRVMDSNPAPNQYQLPLLLGPNLPTNRAAPCYSLSPLDKNWFYKEDVAGGPGPATHARPEPSVYQNRSPMYSMARRFAYPVDHTPQPGPGSHDVQQVTVHKSRTPAFTMGIKHSPHLCPLFVDIHD